A genomic stretch from Maniola hyperantus chromosome 22, iAphHyp1.2, whole genome shotgun sequence includes:
- the LOC117992740 gene encoding carboxypeptidase B-like, translating to MLCTTNLVAVLRTRTSPAQRCVRYTLYGVKVQEPVQADQLVEIVERYNLDIWSYASLEREGLILVAPELKQVFEDEISAIGVTYRIDTDNIKEKLDLEDMLMAEAHKRSNASRSDRFGLSFDVIHRWAVVDRYLVDVANRYPRVARVINGGRSVEGRDIRYLRLSSDNFATRTKPVIVIQCMLHAREWVTLPVALWAIQELVINVTDQDLIRDIDWIILPIANPDGYEFSHTRTRMWRKNRRAGQFPSSCIGVDLNRNFDFIWGTASSSSACSDTFHGPRPFSEPEAVVTRNILNEFRSRISLFLDVHSFGSLILFGFGNRQLPPNALVLNRVGVLMAQKIDAVKWPQNRDYRVGNSAQILYTASGTCGDYAQIAIGNGLSYTYELPAHRNLNNINGFLVDPAFIRQAGFETWEGIKEAARYVVRNRL from the exons GTACACTTTATATGGAGTGAAAGTTCAAGAACCCGTCCAAGCCGACCAGTTGGTCGAAATAGTAGAGCGATACAACCTGGATATCTGGTCTTACGCCAGTCTTGAGAGAGAGGGTCTGATCCTTGTAGCTCCAGAACTGAAGCAAGTGTTCGAAGATGAGATCTCAGCTATTGGGGTTACGTACAGAATTGATACAGATAACATTAAAGA AAAATTGGACTTGGAAGATATGCTAATGGCTGAAGCTCATAAGAGGAGCAACGCGAGCAGATCTGACAGATTTGGTTTATCGTTTGACGTCATCCACCGTTGGGCTGTG GTTGACAGATACCTCGTGGATGTAGCCAACAGGTACCCAAGAGTTGCTCGCGTTATCAACGGAGGAAGAAGTGTTGAAGGTCGTGACATTAGATACTTGAGACTGTCTTCAGACAACTTTGCG ACAAGAACTAAGCCTGTTATCGTCATCCAATGTATGCTGCACGCCCGTGAATGGGTGACCCTCCCAGTAGCTCTGTGGGCCATCCAGGAGTTGGTGATCAACGTCACAGACCAGGACCTCATCAGAGACATTGACTGGATCATTCTTCCGATCGCCAACCCCGATGGCTATGAATTCTCACATACTCGC ACTCGTATGTGGAGGAAGAACCGTAGAGCAGGCCAGTTTCCCTCCTCTTGCATTGGTGTGGATCTCAACAGGAACTTCGACTTCATCTGGGGAACTGCGTCTAGCAGCAGCGCTTGCAGCGACACCTTCCACGGCCCTAGACCCTTCTCCGAGCCAGAAGCTGTAGTGACCAGAAACATTCTAAATGAATTCAGAAGTCGGATTTCTCTGTTCCTCGATGTCCACAGCTTTGGAAGCCTGATCCTCTTCGGTTTCGGCAACAGGCAATTGCCACCGAATGCCTTAGTACTTAACAGAGTTGGGGTTTTAATGGCTCAAAAGATAGATGCTGTAAAATGGCCTCAGAATCGCGATTATAGAGTTGGCAATAGTGCTCAGATTCTCTATACGGCTTCTGGTACTTGTGGTGATTATGCCCAAATTGCTATTGGCAATGGGCTTTCTTACACTTATGAGTTACCAGCTCATAGAAATCTGAACAATATCAACGGGTTCCTGGTAGACCCTGCGTTCATACGTCAAGCTGGTTTTGAAACTTGGGAAGGTATCAAGGAGGCAGCGCGCTATGTCGTCCGGAACAGATTGTAA
- the LOC117992741 gene encoding carboxypeptidase B-like — translation MQQTKILMDLVERLYLDIWTYPNPETEGLILVAPHKKPEFEDNLTAMNATYRIDTENIKEKLDVEDKLMAEAQLNSNSSRSDRFGLSFDVIHRWAVVDRYLVDVANRFPRVARVVSAGRSVEGRDIKYLRISTDNFTSRTKPVVFIQSLLHAREWITLPITLWAIQELVINVTEQDLIRNIDWIVLPIANPDGYEFSHTNTRMWRKNRRRGHHATCFGVDPNRNYDHFWGTLSSNSPCHDTFHGPRAFSEPETVITRDIITQFRSRLALYLDVHSFGSMILFGFAAPRPGVLPPNHATLSSVGNQMARAIDAVKWPRNPNYRVGNVAQLLSVASGGGTDWAQAFLPNRLSYAFEIPAHRNQNNINGFLVDPAFIRQAGFETWQGIKVAARFVVRHRAIFVNNNY, via the exons ATGCAACAGACCAAAATATTAATGGACTTGGTCGAACgtctatatttagatatatggACTTACCCTAATCCTGAAACTGAGGGTCTGATCCTCGTGGCCCCTCACAAGAAGCCAGAGTTTGAAGACAACCTTACAGCTATGAATGCTACTTACAGAATTGACACGGAAAATATTAAGGA AAAATTGGATGTGGAAGATAAGTTGATGGCTGAGGCTCAGCTCAATAGCAATTCGAGCAGATCTGACAGATTCGGCTTATCATTTGACGTCATCCACCGTTGGGCTGTG GTCGACAGATACCTCGTGGACGTAGCAAACAGATTCCCGAGAGTTGCTCGCGTTGTCTCTGCAGGAAGGAGTGTCGAAGGTCGTGATATTAAGTACTTGAGAATATCCACAGACAATTTCACG aGCAGGACTAAACCAGTAGTCTTCATCCAGTCTCTCCTACACGCCCGAGAATGGATCACCCTGCCTATAACGCTATGGGCTATCCAGGAGTTAGTCATCAATGTCACTGAGCAGGATCTTATCAGGAACATCGACTGGATCGTCCTTCCGATCGCAAATCCTGATGGATACGAGTTCTCTCATACTAAT ACTCGCATGTGGAGAAAGAACCGTCGTAGGGGTCACCACGCGACCTGCTTTGGCGTCGATCCCAACAGGAACTACGACCACTTCTGGGGAACCTTGTCCAGCAACAGCCCTTGCCACGACACCTTCCATGGCCCTAGAGCATTCTCTGAACCAGAGACCGTGATTACCAGGGACATCATCACCCAATTCAGGAGCAGACTTGCGTTATACCTTGATGTTCACAGCTTTGGAAGTATGATTCTCTTCGGTTTTGCTGCTCCCAGACCAGGCGTCCTACCCCCAAACCACGCAACATTATCTTCAGTAGGAAACCAGATGGCTCGGGCTATAGATGCCGTCAAATGGCCCAGGAATCCTAACTATAGAGTTGGTAACGTTGCACAACTACTCTCTGTCGCTTCAGGGGGCGGGACGGATTGGGCTCAAGCCTTCTTGCCAAATAGACTGTCCTATGCTTTCGAAATACCAGCGCATAGAAACCAGAATAATATTAATGGTTTCCTGGTTGATCCAGCTTTTATAAGGCAAGCTGGTTTCGAAACCTGGCAGGGCATTAAGGTTGCAGCGCGTTTCGTTGTTCGGCACAGAGCGATTTTTGTGAATAATaactattga
- the LOC117992743 gene encoding uncharacterized protein, whose amino-acid sequence MFFLLLLAVPSIHAAYVISLYGDVYNDIDFFTRTYPWIIDNIGGDIMVDYYLLGSGKYSVPQMCALNEMKMNNFLQAQFLKCEAEGNPSEVCLCASGIDPQKYKHCVLTKGNYASRASAKYSQIGIEASPIIEIGYRNTIFGVDDNWYLKKICTIFGDNPPRGCIKPFSCTNSTKIETDRKGVVNFDCASCQVNVTIVDSNKSSNTAFSTTTTASSTIKDPVTDTYTARDIFYDV is encoded by the exons ATGTTTTTCTTACTACTATTAGCAGTTCCGTCCATACACGCAGCATACGTCATATCTCTGTATGGTGACGTGTACAATGATATAGACTTCTTCACCCGGACTTACCCGTGGATTATAGACAACATAGGGGGGGATATTATGGTAGATTACTATCTACTGGGGAGTGGGAAGTACTCGGTGCCTCAGATGTGCGCGTTGAATGAAATGAAGATGAATAATTTTCTTCAGGCGCAGTTTTTGAAGTGCGAAGCTGAGG GAAATCCAAGCGAAGTCTGCCTCTGTGCCTCTGGCATCGACCCCCAAAAGTACAAGCACTGCGTACTTACCAAAGGAAATTACGCCAGCCGAGCGTCTGCCAAGTATTCGCAAATCGGCATCGAAGCGAGTCCCATAATCGAAATCGGATATCGAAATACCATTTTCGGAGTCGACGACAATTGGTATTTGAAGAAAATATGCACCATCTTCGGCGATAACCCCCCTAGGGGATGTATTAAGCCTTTTTCGTGTACTAATTCGACTAAAATAGAAACTGATAGGAAAGGTGTGGTGAACTTTGATTGTGCTAGTTGCCAAGTTAATGTTACTATAGTTGATAGTAATAAGTCGAGTAATACTGCTTTTTCTACTACTACGACTGCTTCTAGTACTATAAAAGATCCTGTTACTGACACTTATACAGCTAGAGATATATTTTACGatgtttag
- the LOC117992742 gene encoding carboxypeptidase B-like, with protein sequence MDEANIKKLLDEEDRLMDEARQKSHRSDSWTIGFDRIYNLTEVYTYLEEVAASYPDLVTLVNAGKSFEGRDVKYLKISTTNFEDTSKPIVFVESLLHAREWVTLPPTLYAIDKLVTGNLSDPSVLDKVDWIVLPIANPDGYEYTHVQDRFWRKNRASGYMVGDTCVGVDLNRNFDIAWGDHSSNNVCSQTFHGAQPFSEPEARIVRDILRGYGNRITMFMDIHSTGNMILYGWGSGTLVSNAFLVHAAGIQMADGINAVKAYWNQDYVVGNSALVLYKASGLAMDYGTVTGVPYSYVYELPRHRNSTGVDRFLVDPAFVQQAAMETWEGIRAGAEFVRDRYAKQLS encoded by the exons ATGGACGAAGCAAATATTAAGAA ATTACTCGATGAAGAAGACAGACTAATGGATGAAGCGAGACAGAAAAGTCATAGATCTGATTCATGGACGATTGGTTTTGACAGAATTTATAATCTAACAGAG GTCTATACTTATCTTGAAGAAGTAGCCGCTTCGTATCCAGATTTAGTGACATTGGTGAATGCTGGAAAATCTTTCGAAGGCAGAGACGTGAAATATCTCAAAATTTCCACAACTAACTTTGAG GACACCAGCAAGCCTATAGTCTTCGTTGAATCCCTTCTTCATGCACGGGAATGGGTGACCTTGCCTCCAACTTTATATGCCATTGATAAGCTTGTGACCGGGAATCTTTCCGACCCCAGTGTTTTGGACAAAGTGGACTGGATTGTACTGCCGATTGCCAACCCTGATGGATACGAGTACACTCATGTTCAg GATCGTTTCTGGCGCAAAAACCGTGCATCAGGCTATATGGTTGGTGACACATGTGTGGGAGTCGATCTGAACAGGAACTTCGACATAGCCTGGGGTGATCACTCCAGTAACAACGTTTGCTCACAAACTTTTCATGGAGCTCAACCTTTTTCTGAGCCCGAAGCTAGAATCGTGAGGGACATCTTAAGGGGATATGGCAATCGTATTACAATGTTCATGGATATACATAGTACAG GCAACATGATCCTCTACGGTTGGGGCAGTGGAACTCTAGTTTCCAATGCATTCTTAGTGCATGCTGCTGGAATCCAAATGGCTGACGGCATCAACGCTGTCAAAGCTTACTGGAATCAAG ATTACGTCGTTGGCAACTCAGCTTTAGTGCTATACAAAGCATCCGGGCTAGCGATGGACTACGGAACAGTGACGGGGGTGCCTTACTCGTATGTCTATGAGTTGCCGCGCCACAGGAACTCCACGGGGGTGGACAGGTTCCTGGTGGACCCTGCGTTTGTGCAGCAGGCCGCCATGGAGACGTGGGAGGGGATCCGTGCTGGCGCTGAGTTTGTTCGTGACAGATATGCTAAACAGCTTTCTTAA